In one window of Plasmodium berghei ANKA genome assembly, chromosome: 14 DNA:
- a CDS encoding DnaJ protein, putative: protein MENQTKESNLNSESDKHDEEKNENPASNDEGDNINDSQLDELFEDFLKDVESISSNQNIAKETNKLKKEDAEKEINRILSNKNSSPFEILGIHQNINIDIIKNRYRQLSILIHPDKCKLEKANEAFHILNTAYEDLKRDGIKEQYKSVYEVAKKNIVKKLNLKKKKNDINEYLNIEEEYEITKEIQQLINEECEVLLKKQKEKFEYAQKCKLANLKYVQEKEEEKLREELKKEEEQKLWAERRDERVNSWKSYKNENIKNEKEFHLYKNISKKKEERTEEEQEQIKKMSIKSNVENHTYKKRRKK from the coding sequence ATGGAGAATCAAACAAAGGAAAGTAACCTAAATTCAGAAAGTGACAAAcatgatgaagaaaaaaatgaaaaccCTGCTTCTAATGATGAGGGggataatattaatgacTCTCAACTCGACGAATTATTTGaagattttttaaaagacgTTGAAAGCATTTCATCAAATCAAAATATCGCCAAAGAAACAAATAAGCTAAAAAAGGAAGATGCtgaaaaggaaataaacaGAATATTATCTAATAAGAATAGTTCACCATTTGAAATACTTGGAATacatcaaaatataaatattgatattataaaaaatagatatAGGCAATTATCAATTCTTATTCACCCCGATAAATGTAAACTTGAAAAGGCAAATGAAGCgtttcatattttaaacaCAGCATATGAAGATTTAAAGAGAGATGGTATTAAGGAACAATATAAAAGTGTTTATGAAgttgcaaaaaaaaatatagtaaaaaaattaaatttaaaaaaaaaaaaaaatgatataaatgaatatcTAAATATAGAAGAAGAATATGAAATTACTAAAGAAATACAGCAATTGATTAATGAAGAATGTGAAGTTTTActtaaaaaacaaaaagaaaaatttgaatatgCTCAAAAATGTAAACTAGCTAATTTGAAATATGTTCAGgaaaaagaagaagaaaaattaagaGAAGAACTCAAAAAAGAAGAGGAACAAAAATTATGGGCAGAAAGACGTGACGAAAGAGTAAATAGTTGGAAAAgctataaaaatgaaaatataaaaaatgaaaaagaatttcatttatataaaaatattagtaaaaaaaaagaagaacGAACAGAAGAAGAACAagaacaaattaaaaaaatgtctaTAAAAAGTAATGTGGAAAATCATACATATAAGAAGCGAAGGAAAAAATGA
- a CDS encoding exosome complex component RRP40, putative → MKNGIVLSGDYIKLNNDQIKKVNKSNFEQIYDKEYEDLYRSKCSGIMLKTPYYPYKYDIMNTSHKYIPKIGDLVIGIVKSKKLDYYQMDINSNCECIIHKIESFKYASKSSFPNLLNGTLLYMIIEKINLDNNMVVASCINSADVKSWINYENYLGELIDGFLFAVNISYAKSLIGDKCYILDLIGKDVPYEIAIGHNGWVWIKTNDPQETNMIRSALKHCYGKTNIQMAVLWKSIYNLYKKGNVKNKI, encoded by the exons ATGAAGAATGGAATTGTGTTGAGTGGAGATTATATAAAGCTAAATAATGATCAGattaaaaaagtaaacAAAAGTAATTTTGAACAGATTTATGATAAAGAATATGAAGATTTATACAGAAGTAAATGCTCAGGTATTATGTTAAAAACACCTTATTATCCGTACAAATATGATATTATGAATACTAGTCATAAATACATACCAAAGATTGGCGATTTAGTTATAGGGATAGTAAAATCCAAAAAACTAGACTATTATCAAATGGatataaatagtaattGTGAATgtattatacataaaattGAAAGTTTTAAATATGCTTCAAAAAGTAGTTTcccaaatttattaaatggtacattattatatatgattatagagaaaataaatttagatAACAATATGGTTGTAGCTAGTTGTATAAACTCAGCAGATGTAAAATCGTGGATAAActatgaaaattatttaggAGAATTAATCGATGGCTTTTTATTTGCtgttaatatatcatatgcAAAAAGTTTAATAGGAGATAAATGCTACATTTTAGATTTAATCGGGAAGGATGTACCTTATGAGATAGCTATAGGGCACAACGGATG ggtttggataaaaacaaatgacCCACAGGAAACAAACATGATACGCAGCGCATTAAAACATTGTTATggaaaaacaaatatacaG atgGCCGTATTGTGGAAGTcgatttataatttatacaaaaaagggaacgtaaaaaataaaatatga
- a CDS encoding U3 small nucleolar RNA-associated protein 6, putative yields MISRVCNVLENMVYEFTDLRRKELFSEGEIKSILNKRRHHEYTINSSMSMLVNYILYLEFEMSLENLRVKRLTKKKEDLLNEIAEYTKLIKTYHTNINNFKKEITNTKYPKEIKMLTKKINANENYIKQYKNNIAKVEKKIEVLLQHSVSDNSLVKRIIQIFQKCLKKNYNNIQIWLLYFNFCFLKKKKDELEKAILTSLKYHMNNELIWMYYLYYFYNIRKNILYTRKLYIRAMLFVPNSLYLNALYFIIEFDIFFKLLTNFKYQNDNSNSIFNKTGNDKFEDFCKDQKKNLTNELGENDQTTKSENDILKMNIDEKNEQILLAEKEQKVEEFNYIKEEDKYGLDVLIFLGKRYIHIFEKNKYNLHIFIILLLNILFKMEKNEWVKNYVLQYEDFKNFVWNSIENNKFDQPCFYYYLFINKCTQIFNIDTLEDNDFILMKKSLYAQCGKDPLIKIENIKKYFNHSLVNQLLIELFNSFDNELMIYLFCLLLENIFQLFFEYDDISDVFKIDSMNNTVILPKKNDSSSDIISEWPNDNIIHNENSIHFQNKDNNKNDENKKDILFYMKEPSLPNYKNLEIFKFLKDEIFLCDNNHKFFKINMEYIKEKDKDTYKFLQKLNFFPSVCLFENKSLSTPPNNHIYNFEENNKNEDIISSLLYFFLFDMRNIRENQTSHTNKNNNKNNLTHTPPDSINSVSKKRKVTNKYATLGSLKNKKAKQNNRTNKLKSDKNDIFESDSDNMSNNSEKSDKSDDSDSENSTYHDNVYSEKQESIDVDKVDINKTENNDTKKDIFIIDELLSLLNREINIFVKMTIIKTVLKLIIFLNNDEIANYLYIKITKEYHNVKSSTNAMIKKGMASLVQVYDKVYKNSPQKINK; encoded by the coding sequence ATGATAAGTAGGGTATGTAATGTTCTTGAAAATATGGTATATGAGTTTACCGATCTGAGGAGAAAAGAATTATTTAGTGAAGGCGAAATAAAATCAATATTGAATAAAAGAAGGCATCATGAATACACAATTAATAGTTCAATGTCTATGTTagtaaattatattttgtatttagAATTTGAAATGAGCTTAGAAAATTTAAGAGTAAAAagattaacaaaaaaaaaagaagaccttttaaatgaaattgcagaatatacaaaattaataaaaacttatcatacaaatataaacaattttaagAAAGAAATTACAAATACAAAATACCCtaaagaaattaaaatgctaacgaaaaaaataaatgcaaatgaaaattatattaaacaatataaaaataatatagcaaaagttgaaaaaaaaattgaagtATTGTTACAACACAGTGTATCCGATAATTCATTAGTAAAAagaataatacaaatattcCAAAAAtgtctaaaaaaaaattataataatatccAAATATggttattatattttaatttttgttttttaaaaaaaaaaaaagacgaATTAGAAAAAGCTATATTAACAAGCTTGAAATATCATATGaataatgaattaataTGGATGTATTacctttattatttttataatataaggaaaaatatattatatacaagaaagttatatataagGGCTATGCTATTTGTTCCAAATAgcttatatttaaatgctttgtattttattatcgAATTTGACATATTCTTTAAATTgttaacaaattttaaataccAAAATGATAACTCAAACAGCATCTTCAACAAAACTGGCAATGATAAGTTTGAAGATTTTTGCAAAGATCAAAAAAAGAACCTAACAAATGAATTGGGTGAAAATGATCAAACGACCAAATCTGAGAATGATATactaaaaatgaatatcgatgaaaaaaatgaacaaatttTACTTGCTGAAAAGGAACAAAAAGTAGAAGAATTTAATTACATCAAAGAAGAAGATAAATATGGATTAGATGTTCTAATATTTCTAGGCAAAagatatattcatatttttgaaaaaaataaatataatttacacatatttataatattacttttaaatatactttttaaaatggaaaaaaatgagtgggtaaaaaattatgttttaCAATATGAggattttaaaaattttgtttgGAATtctattgaaaataataaatttgatcaaccatgtttttattattatttatttattaataaatgcacacaaatttttaatatagatACACTCGAAGATAACGATTTTATACTTATGAAAAAATCCCTTTATGCACAATGTGGCAAGGATCCACTTAtcaaaatagaaaatattaaaaagtatTTTAACCATTCTCTAGTTAACCAATTATTAATTGAATTGTTCAATTCTTTTGACAATGAACTTATGATTTATCTATTTTGTCTTCtattagaaaatatatttcaattaTTCTTTGAATATGATGACATCTCCgatgtttttaaaatcgACAGCATGAATAATACAGTCATCcttccaaaaaaaaatgattcaTCATCAGATATAATATCAGAATGGccaaatgataatattatacataatgaaaattctattcattttcaaaataaagataataataaaaacgatgaaaataaaaaggatatactattttatatgaaagAACCTTCATTgccaaattataaaaatttagaaatatttaaatttttaaaagatgaaatatttttatgtgaTAATAACCATaagttttttaaaataaatatggaatatataaaagaaaaagataaagatacatacaaatttttacaaaaattaaatttttttccttcTGTCtgtttatttgaaaataaaagctTATCGACACCTCCCAATAATCACATATATAActttgaagaaaataataaaaacgaGGACATTATATCTTCTTTACTTTActtctttttatttgatatgAGAAACATTAGAGAAAATCAAACAAGtcatacaaataaaaacaacaataaaaataacctCACACATACACCCCCAGACTCAATAAATTCAGTATCGAAAAAACGAAAAGTCACAAACAAATATGCAACTTTGGGaagtttaaaaaataaaaaagctaaacaaaataatcgCACAAATAAACTGAAAAGTGATAAAAATGACATTTTCGAAAGCGACAGCGATAATATGAGTAACAACAGTGAGAAGAGCGACAAAAGTGACGATAGCGATAGCGAAAATAGTACTTATCATGATAATGTATATAGTGAAAAGCAAGAAAGTATCGATGTTGATAAAgttgatataaataaaacagaaaataatgatacaaaaaaagatatttttattatcgacgaattattatcattactTAATAGAGAAATCAATATATTCGTAAAAATGACAATCATAAAAACTGTGTTAAagttaattatatttttaaataacgATGAAATAGCCAATTACTTGTACattaaaataacaaaagaATATCATAACGTCAAAAGTAGCACAAACGCTATGATCAAAAAGGGGATGGCTAGCCTGGTTCAAGTGTATGATAAAGTGTACAAAAATTCCccccaaaaaataaataaataa
- a CDS encoding U1 small nuclear ribonucleoprotein A, putative — MSSNDSLNETCSNDNNKENAPNPDDNNLNEDKDNPNNENSGAININNSEQINNNGRLNNAGSRKWSYDIPPPPDSKKYPSENNSNDDSNKNNSINSQNNPIFTNANYNNKMMSNVKGIYNSYPQNMNTPMNMFPNADGMTNNLPLAMYQNAHNMLYNPMNYMNSKTYLKLLKYNKVITADPNIPPNETLYIKNLNDKIKCEDMKKSLKNIFNQYGLIEDIIVMKSFWRKGQAWIVYDTIESSTKALNSLQGFVLFGKIMQINYSHNKSDVHTKRNGTFIERSKDPKKPKQIIEREKKQKEIFEKMQQNYFEMQINHIKAMHNDELEKNKNFDLSQMDKETLIARAQQKAIEEKKRKKGEDPLQNNANYNIPSIHPPHFYAMNSYAPIQNNPVIPYKILFVENVDENVNTEAFNDIFKAFSGFVEARIIPQRNVAFVDYTDESSATSAMKALQNYELQGSKLKISYAKR, encoded by the exons atgagTAGCAACGATTCATTAAATGAAACATGTTCCAATGATAACAATAAGGAAAATGCTCCGAATCCGGATGATAATAACTTAAATGAAGACAAAGATAATccaaataatgaaaattcgGGCgctataaatattaataactcagaacaaattaataataatggcCGATTGAATAATGCTGGAAGCAGAAAATGGAGCTATGATATACCTCCCCCTCCagattcaaaaaaataccCTAGCGAAAATAATAGCAACGATgatagtaataaaaataattctataAACTCACAAAATAATCCCATATTTACAAACgcaaattataataacaaaatgatGAGCAATGTAAAGGGCATATATAATTCGTACCCTCAAAATATGAATACGCCAATGAATATGTTTCCCAATGCAGATGGGATGACAAATAATTTACCATTAGCAATGTATCAAAATGCCCATAATATGTTATATAATCCCatgaattatatgaatagtaaaacttatttaaaacttttaaaatataacaaagtAATAACAGCAGATCCTAATATCCCACCCAATGAAAcattgtatataaaaaatttaaatgataaaataaaatgtgaagatatgaaaaaaagtttaaaaaacatttttaaccAATATGGGCTAATTGAAGATATAATTGTTATGAAATCTTTTTGGAGAAAGGGTCAAGCTTGGATTGTATATGATACCATCGAAAGTTCAACTAAAGCTTTAAATTCATTGCAAGGTTTTGTTTTATTCGGAAAAATTAtgcaaataaattattcacATAATAAAAGTGATGTGCATACAAAAAGAAATGGCACTTTTATAGAAAGATCAAAAGACCCCAAAAAACctaaacaaattattgaacgagaaaaaaaacaaaaagaaatttttgaaaaaatgcaacaaaattattttgaaatgCAAATAAACCATATTAAAGCTATGCATAATGATgaattggaaaaaaataaaaattttgatttaaGTCAAATGGATAAAGAAACATTAATAGCCCGAGCTCAGCAAAAAGCAAtcgaagaaaaaaaacgcAAAAAAGGTGAAGATCCCTTACAAAATAATGCTAATTACAATATTCCTAGTATTCATCCCCCCCATTTTTATGCTATGAATAGCTATGCACCAATTCAAAACAATCCTGTAATtccatataaaatattatttgttgaAAATGTTGATGAAAATGTTAATACTGAAGcttttaatgatatatttaaagcCTTTTCAGGATTTGTTGAAGCCAGAATTATTCCACAGAGAAATGTTGCATTTGTTGATTATACAGACGAATCGTCTGCAACATCCGCAATGAAAG CCTTGCAAAATTACGAATTACAAGGAtccaaattaaaaatatcatatgCGAAACGATAA
- a CDS encoding DNA-directed RNA polymerase subunit alpha, putative — protein MLLLLFFLFITACNYSSYSLISGNKRLSFLPIHSDHSRHNYTRNKNRNFRPYYKNEKRKARNFGNRNIYNLVWLDSENKDDRKTEWLNNKNSSNNDSMSNSSDVISDDDIENDITDNENVSNNFHRFNALYEGDGDTDYDNITSEDSNITDENYDKLLDTEGLNNDDRKIIESENKVTDRHRYNVYDNEIIKKDSIEIDMDKADKIEREKSGLPPYVYESGNVFEDKPMDYEPEVYDFNTYNKYFDELCKETKPIIDSYQLDKDLLDDTYFDAKKGGPKTFGFKFKQIQPVKYHQGRSYTYFFMHSHEVELSPIFLNAFRRVAIKHLKGGRVTALRIPGMKHEYYCIVGVRENFFDLSQNLRQITFKNVPENADMNNYIIGKFRIKGPMIVVAGHMQLPKNIEIINKNQYICYVAAGSYLEMDVKIESIEEYVMPEYGSQSRNRDICKDNFIHFCSSCTPVEYFGFTGQRRGINLDILGEINIVEMHTDGSITPKTALLKTIDYMSENFQYIENALHNNCHSCEDGSVEEEFRNPEFYMDKERYTDVPWNKYKSTLEEVEETKNWLYRKDVHRQYNIDPESEQSKQEREILWQKKKKMQMEINKRREQIKKGPTTEEGEIIPDDERHDCLLDWPVDKSERNMNPPRWVIERPLDKTPHIGHEEIYDEGI, from the exons atgcTATTATTGTTGTTTTTTCTGTTTATTACGGCCTGTAATTATTCGTCTTATTCCTTAATTTCGGGAAATAAAAGACTATCGTTTTTGCCTATCCACAGTGATCATTCGCGCC aTAATTATACGAGAAATAAGAATAGGAATTTTAGAccttattataaaaatgaaaagcGAAAAGCGCGAAATTTTGGGaatagaaatatttataatttagtTTGGCTAGACAGCGAAAATAAGGATGATAGAAAAACTGAATGgttaaataacaaaaatagtTCTAACAATGATAGCATGAGTAATTCTAGTGATGTTATAAGTGATGATGACattgaaaatgatattacTGACAACGAAAATGTGTCAAACAATTTTCATCGATTCAACGCCTTATATGAAGGGGATGGAGACACTGACtatgataatataactAGCGAAGATTCAAATATAACTGATGAAAATTATGACAAATTACTTGATACAGAAGgattaaataatgatgacagaaaaataatagaatcGGAAAATAAAGTAACAGATAGACATAGGTACAATGTTTatgataatgaaataataaaaaaggattCAATAGAAATAGATATGGATAAAGCTGATAAAATAGAGAGAGAAAAAAGTGGATTACCCCCATATGTATATGAAAGTGGAAATGTATTTGAAGATAAGCCTATGGATTATGAACCAGAAGTATATGattttaatacatataataaatattttgatgaATTATGCAAGGAAACAAAACCAATAATTGATTCGTACCAATTAGATAAAGATTTATTAGATGATACATATTTTGATGCAAAGAAAGGAGGTCCTAAAACATTTGGGtttaaatttaaacaaattcAACCAGTAAAATATCATCAAGGGAGatcatatacatatttctTTATGCATTCACACGAAGTTGAATTATCtcctatttttttaaatgcatTTCGAAGAGTTGcaataaaacatttaaaaGGTGGTAGGGTTACAGCTTTAAGAATACCTGGTATGAAACATGAATATTATTGCATAGTTGGTGTTCGagaaaatttttttgatttatcACAAAATTTAAGGCAAataacatttaaaaatgtcCCAGAAAATGCAGATatgaataattatataattggGAAATTTAGAATAAAAGGCCCAATGATAGTTGTAGCAGGTCATATGCAATtaccaaaaaatattgagattattaataaaaatcagTATATATGTTATGTTGCCGCCGGAAGTTATTTAGAAATGGATGTCAAGATAGAAAGTATAGAAGAATATGTAATGCCAGAATATGGATCTCAATCACGAAATAGAGATATATGTAAAGacaattttattcatttttgtaGTAGTTGTACACCTGTAGAGTATTTTGGCTTTACTGGGCAAAGACGAGGAATTAATTTAGATATTTTAGGCGAAATTAACATTGTCGAAATGCACACCGATGGATCAATAACTCCGAAAACAGCACTTTTAAAAACTATTGATTATATGTCAGAAAATTTCcaatatatagaaaatgcTTTGCATAATAATTGTCATTCATGTGAAGATGGATCAGTAGAAGAAGAATTCCGAAATCCTGAATTTTATATGGATAAAGAAAGATATACCGATGTGCCATGGAATAAGTACAAAAGTACTTTAGAGGAAGTTGAAGAAACCAAAAATTGGCTATATAGAAAAGACGTGCATAGGCAATATAACATTGATCCAGAGAGCGAACAATCAAAACAAGAAAGAGAAATTTTATGgcaaaagaaaaaaaaaatgcagaTGGAAATTAATAAGAGAAGAGAGCAAATCAAAAAAGGTCCTACTACAGAAGAAGGAGAAATTATACCAGATGATGAAAGACATGATTGTTTGCTAGATTGGCCAGTAGACAAATCCGAGAGAAATATGAATCCGCCAAGATGGGTCATAGAAAGGCCACTCGATAAGACACCCCATATAGGCCACGAAGAAATTTATGACGAAGGAATTTGA
- a CDS encoding ATP-dependent RNA helicase DBP6, putative: MFHSVVLNNKYSCNKFKNILLIFNANFKHSIFSNNENKHIHNVSKTNSIFCENKNKFLKGYTNKNISYSKIRNSNTISNEQSNTNIDTLQNEISIEELSCENKTVINQGISNTQESDKIGKQNKLNEPTNIIKGSINKKEKYNETLIWNNKSDEYNITEQNKYNKKTDHDNKNVSIEEANEIDKDIRKSLIEVFKYKHFTDVQKIIYENVIKERKKNDLLIQAKTGTGKTISYLLLVIDDIIKNRIISVHTLIIVPTRELANQIYNETKLLLTFKNNINVLTLIGGVKRREDQINIRRVKPDIIICTVGRLLDHFECTYLFNTLFENLKMLIIDEADQLLSHGYQNDIDRILTYLPQKKRNILLSATLCHNINEIRKKMCKPDYFFLNCIKDISKHTNDQLKQYAIFHKSIDTTIILYNLLVEHMRLNKFNYKILVFFPTARATSFYANLFKNQLKISVYEIHRKKEPIYRQITSNRFALESVGILFTSDISARGINYPNVTLIIQINCAISREQYIHRVGRTARSDKEGISIILLNEADELFYQQIKDLNIQKLNPNEYILKNANVSNYLNTWMSNTQLLYLAYAYYSSLLRFYKTKHTILKLTDDEIIDTVNNSLLSTGLAEQPHISNQLAVTLNMQNNVKLKIRKNLDDLLL; this comes from the coding sequence ATGTTCCATTCCGTTGttttgaataataaatatagttgcaacaaatttaagaatattttattaatttttaatgcCAATTTTAAACATTCCATTTTCTCTAATAATGAGAATAAACATATACACAATGTGAGTAAGACTAATAGCATATtttgtgaaaataaaaacaaatttttaaagGGCTAcactaataaaaatatatcatacaGTAAAATTCGCAATAGTAATACTATTAGTAATGAGCAAAGTAACACAAATATTGATACACTGCAAAATGAAATAAGTATTGAAGAATTATCATGCGAAAATAAAACGGTTATAAATCAGGGTATATCAAATACACAGGAAAGTGATAAAATAGGGaaacaaaataaacttAATGAGccaacaaatataataaaaggaagtataaataaaaaagaaaaatataatgaaactttaatatggaataataaatctgatgaatataatatcacagaacaaaataaatacaacaAAAAAACAGATCATGATAACAAAAATGTGTCAATAGAAGAAGCAAACGAGATTGATAAAGATATAAGGAAAAGTTTAATAGAAGTTTTTAAATACAAACATTTTACAGATGTTcaaaaaatcatatatgaaaatgtaataaaagaaagaaaaaaaaatgatctACTTATTCAAGCCAAAACAGGAACTGGAAAAACTATATCATATTTACTTTTAGTAATtgatgatataataaaaaatagaattATAAGCGTCCATACACTTATAATAGTTCCAACTAGAGAACTAGCaaatcaaatttataatgaaacaaaattattattaacttttaaaaataatattaatgttTTGACATTAATTGGGGGTGTAAAAAGAAGAGAagatcaaataaatataagaaGAGTTAAACCagatattattatatgtactGTAGGAAGATTATTAGATCATTTTGAATGCAcgtatttatttaataccTTATTCGAAAacttaaaaatgttaataattGATGAGGCGGATCAATTATTAAGTCATGGATATCAAAACGACATAGATAGGATATTAACCTATTTgccacaaaaaaaaagaaatattctTTTATCTGCAACACTATGtcataatattaatgaaatacgaaaaaaaatgtgtaaaccagattatttttttttaaattgtatAAAAGATATTTCAAAACATACTAATGATCaattaaaacaatatgctatttttcataaatcTATTGATACaactataattttatataatttattagttGAGCATATGAGATTAAATAAGTTTAATTATAAGATATTAGTTTTTTTCCCAACTGCTCGAGCTACATCATTTTACGCtaatttattcaaaaatCAGCTAAAAATATCAGTTTATGAAATACACAGAAAAAAAGAACCTATATATAGGCAAATAACATCAAATAGATTCGCATTAGAATCTGTCGGAATTTTGTTTACATCAGATATAAGTGCAAGAGGAATTAACTATCCAAATGTTACATtaattattcaaataaattgtGCCATATCAAGAGaacaatatatacataGAGTTGGACGTACAGCTAGAAGCGATAAGGAGGGTAttagtattattttattaaatgaagcagatgaattattttatcagcaaataaaagatttaaatatacaaaaattaaaccCAAATGAGTATATCCTAAAAAATGCTAATGTATCAAATTATCTAAACACCTGGATGTCAAATACACAGCTATTGTATTTAGcttatgcatattattCATCCTTATTGCGATTTTACAAAACAAAACATACTATACTTAAATTAACTGATGATGAAATCATTGATACAGTTAACAATTCTCTTCTTTCTACTGGCTTAGCTGAACAACCCCATATTTCAAATCAATTGGCTGTAACATtaaatatgcaaaataATGTGAAGCTTAAAATAAGAAAGAATTTGGACGATTTGTTGTTGTAG